A stretch of the Vigna radiata var. radiata cultivar VC1973A chromosome 7, Vradiata_ver6, whole genome shotgun sequence genome encodes the following:
- the LOC106767186 gene encoding dolichol-phosphate mannose synthase subunit 2, with protein sequence MELADRAVGFLLSVMSLSIFTYYTFWVIILPFVDDDHFVHKYFLPQEYAILIPVSAGVALLCFLSIFVGVVMLKSKKKKA encoded by the exons ATGGAATTAGCAGACAGAGCAGTTGGATTTCTGTTATCCGTTATGAGCTTGTCGATATTTACCTACTATACATTTTGGGTTATCATCCTG CCTTTTGTAGATGATGATCATTTCGTTCACAAATACTTTTTACCTCAAGAGTATGCCATACTAATACCAGTGTCTGCTGGCGTTGCACTGCTTTGCTTCTTAAGTATATTTGTTGGAGTCGTGATGCTCAAATCCAAAAAAAAGAAGGCTTGA
- the LOC106767634 gene encoding uncharacterized protein LOC106767634, with protein MVLWEITLATAYFLGIKRTYKLALRIQRRILAPKIRQFVHRRTRAVFNVALKANRTIQERDITFGRNMGNYILQRLNRMKPRAQTQGGSPSNGAPRPSLRMTNLVSRFSNSKTYSYYQLFKRKSGKQNTVFQQKSIWSKPLPSIVKMMRPQSLAGTSTHCRHLNIDASHASRPNYRVNWPGDVIRKDIMQWMLRSLHHIFLQGKSW; from the exons ATGGTGTTATGGGAGATTACCCTTGCCACTGCCTATTTTTTGGGCATCAAGCGAACCTACAAGCTCGCCCTCAGGATTCAGCGTAGGATCCTAGCGCCTAAGATCCGTCAATTTGTTCAtcg ACGAACACGAGCTGTATTCAATGTAGCACTCAAAGCTAATCGGACCATTCAAGAAAGAGACATTACATTTGGTAGGAATATGGGAAACTACATTTTGCAGAGGCTAAATAGAATGAAACCACGGGCTCAAACTCAGGGTGGATCACCCTCCAATGGTGCTCCTCGCCCAAGTTTAAGAATGACAAATCTTGTATCACGTTTTTCCAACAGCAAAACTTATAGTTACTATCAATTATTCAAGAGGAAATCAGGTAAACAAAACACCGTTTTCCAACAAAAAAGCATATGGTCAAAGCCTCTCCCCTCCATTGTAAAGATGATGCGGCCTCAAAGTCTTGCTGGAACTTCCACCCATTGCAGGCACCTCAATATCGACGCTTCTCATGCTTCTAGGCCAAACTACAGAGTAAATTGGCCAGGTGATGTTATTAGGAAGGACATAATGCAATGGATGTTGCGAAGCTTACATCATATATTCTTGCAGGGGAAAAGTTGGTAA
- the LOC106767917 gene encoding la-related protein 6C has product MAQVQPEHKIHDNSEKDTQEETGNSSFKFNAQAPEFVPRSQSQMPISGYFYPCFQILGGCADSDWFLVGDQDPSCLIPTASVALPNSSKNILTPDLQQKIVKQVEYQFSDMSLLANESFQKQMNKDPEGYVPITMIASTKKVKALVNNIHMLTQAIRSSSKLVLSADGKKVKRKHPFTDKEKEDLQSRTVVAENLPDDHSHQNLQKIFSTVGSVKTIRICHPQEANTSRPKSDFFVSNKLHALVEYDTSDIADKAVEKLNDERNWRKGMRVRLLLRCSPKSVLKSRKSEFDGYLEDDEILNSESAEDPSHSNNAELFDTNVDENSVGSKKGWARGRGKGRGRTQGRGLLAPPFQSSSTALCDAHTKPNTKGPRMPDGTRGFTMGRGKPISSSALVVSSQD; this is encoded by the exons ATGGCGCAGGTGCAACCTGAACACAAGATCCATGACAACTCAGAAAAGGACACCCAAGAAGAAACTGGCAACTCCAGCTTCAAATTCAATGCCCAAGCGCCCGAATTCGTACCAAGATCGCAATCCCAGATGCCGATTTCGGGTTATTTCTATCCCTGTTTCCAGATTCTCGGTGGCTGTGCTGATTCTGATTGGTTCTTAGTTGGGGACCAGGATCCTTCTTGTTTGATCCCCACCGCCAGTGTTGCGCTTCCCAATTCCTCCAAGAATATCCTTACCCCCGATCTTCAGCAAAAGATCGTCAAACAG GTGGAATATCAGTTCAGTGACATGAGTTTGCTAGCAAATGAATCTTTCCAGAAACAGATGAATAAAGATCCTGAAGGATATG TTCCAATAACCATGATTGCGTCTACTAAAAAGGTTAAAGCCCTCGTTAATAACATTCATATGCTTACTCAAGCTATCCGTTCATCTTCAAAACTT GTTTTGAGCGCTGATGGCAAGAAGGTTAAACGCAAACATCCTTTCACtgataaggaaaaagaagactTGCAG TCTCGCACTGTTGTTGCAGAGAATTTACCTGACGATCATTCCCATCAGAATCTTCAAAAAATTTTTAGTACAGTTGGAAG CGTGAAAACGATTAGAATATGCCATCCTCAGGAGGCTAATACTTCTCGCCCAAAGTCTGATTTCTTCGTTAGTAACAAG CTCCATGCACTTGTGGAGTATGACACATCAGATATAGCTGACAAAGCT GTTGAGAAGTTAAATGATGAAAGGAATTGGAGGAAAGGGATGCGAGTAAGGCTGCTGCTAAGGTGCTCG CCCAAATCTGTTCTGAAGAGTAGAAAGTCTGAATTTGATGGATATCTAGAAGATGACGAGATTCTAAATTCTGAAAGTGCTGAAGATCCTTCTCACTCAAACAATGCTGAATTGTTTGATACAAAT GTTGATGAAAACTCGGTAGGATCTAAGAAAGGATGGGCTAGAGGACGTGGAAAGGGGAGAGGACGCACTCAAGGTCGTGGTCTGCTTGCTCCACCTTTTCAATCAAGCAGCACTGCTCTGTGTGATGCTCATACTAAGCCCAATACCAAGGGCCCAAGAATGCCAGATGGGACAAGAGGATTCACCATGGGACGTGGAAAGCCAATTAGTTCTTCTGCTCTAGTCGTCTCATCTCAAGACTGA